A single region of the Halobacterium wangiae genome encodes:
- a CDS encoding DUF1405 domain-containing protein, translating into MSLPSRASLPWYVAPLPEWLEDFALRFAWVIVAVNLAGTAFGFWYYRVQFVETPLVAWALVPDSPVATLFIALSLAAYKLDYDADWLHALAFFGCLKLGLWTPFVQLVVNGQGSLWWAMYWFLVVSHVGMAVQAFVIHRYATFSVGAVAVAVGWYGFNDLVDYFLQVAGGPHHTLLRAEQTRMGFDHSLAAHDLAAAAAVTLTILATFLALATRVKTLESEHGRRDS; encoded by the coding sequence ATGTCGCTGCCGTCGAGAGCGTCGCTCCCCTGGTACGTCGCGCCGCTGCCCGAGTGGCTGGAGGATTTCGCGCTCCGGTTCGCGTGGGTCATCGTCGCCGTCAACCTCGCGGGGACCGCCTTCGGCTTCTGGTACTACCGCGTCCAGTTCGTCGAGACGCCGCTGGTCGCGTGGGCGCTCGTCCCCGACAGCCCCGTCGCCACGCTGTTCATCGCGCTGTCGCTGGCCGCCTACAAACTCGACTACGACGCCGACTGGCTGCACGCGCTGGCGTTCTTCGGCTGTCTCAAACTCGGACTGTGGACGCCGTTCGTCCAGCTGGTCGTCAACGGCCAGGGCAGCCTCTGGTGGGCGATGTACTGGTTCCTCGTCGTGAGCCACGTCGGGATGGCGGTGCAGGCGTTCGTCATCCACCGCTACGCGACGTTCTCCGTCGGCGCCGTCGCCGTCGCCGTCGGCTGGTACGGCTTCAACGACCTCGTCGACTACTTCCTGCAGGTCGCCGGCGGTCCCCACCACACGCTGCTGCGCGCCGAACAGACTAGGATGGGCTTCGACCACTCGCTGGCCGCACACGACCTTGCGGCCGCTGCTGCGGTGACACTCACCATCCTCGCGACGTTCCTCGCGCTCGCGACGCGCGTGAAGACGCTGGAATCTGAGCACGGTCGCCGCGATAGTTGA
- the pdxS gene encoding pyridoxal 5'-phosphate synthase lyase subunit PdxS yields the protein MATETDLEELRRGSELVKRGFAKMQKGGVIMDVVDAEQAKIAEEAGAVAVMALEAVPADIRKRGGVARMADPADVSEIVDSVSIPVMGKSRIGHTKEAEILQAVGVDMIDESEVLTPADDKYHIDKRDFTAPFVCGARNLGEALRRIDEGAAMIRTKGEAGTGDVNQAVHHQRTIKGAIRELEGMTHEEREHYARDIEAPAELVHETAEMGRLPVVNFAAGGIATPADAALMMHHECDGIFVGSGIFGAEDPEAMGRAIVDAVNNWDDAERLADISSNIGSGMKGEANVDLPEEEKMQNRGN from the coding sequence ATGGCTACCGAGACCGACCTCGAGGAACTCCGTCGAGGCAGCGAACTCGTGAAGCGCGGCTTCGCGAAGATGCAGAAAGGCGGCGTCATCATGGACGTAGTCGACGCCGAGCAGGCGAAGATAGCGGAGGAGGCGGGCGCCGTCGCAGTGATGGCGCTCGAAGCAGTCCCCGCAGACATCCGGAAGCGCGGCGGCGTCGCGCGGATGGCCGACCCCGCGGACGTGAGCGAGATCGTCGACTCCGTCTCCATCCCGGTGATGGGGAAGTCCCGCATCGGCCACACGAAGGAGGCCGAGATTCTCCAGGCGGTGGGCGTGGACATGATCGACGAGTCCGAGGTGCTGACGCCCGCGGACGACAAGTACCACATCGACAAGCGCGACTTCACGGCGCCGTTCGTCTGCGGCGCGCGGAACCTCGGCGAGGCGCTCCGGCGCATCGACGAGGGCGCGGCGATGATCCGCACGAAGGGCGAGGCCGGCACGGGCGACGTGAACCAGGCCGTCCACCACCAGCGCACCATCAAGGGCGCCATCCGCGAACTCGAGGGGATGACCCACGAGGAGCGCGAGCACTACGCCCGCGACATCGAGGCGCCCGCGGAACTCGTCCACGAGACCGCGGAGATGGGACGCCTGCCGGTCGTGAACTTCGCGGCGGGCGGCATCGCGACGCCCGCGGACGCGGCGCTGATGATGCACCACGAGTGCGACGGCATCTTCGTCGGCTCCGGTATCTTCGGCGCGGAGGACCCCGAGGCGATGGGCCGCGCAATCGTGGACGCCGTGAACAACTGGGACGACGCCGAGCGACTCGCGGACATCTCCTCGAACATCGGTTCCGGCATGAAGGGCGAGGCGAACGTCGACCTGCCCGAGGAGGAGAAGATGCAGAACCGCGGGAACTGA
- a CDS encoding LeuA family protein, producing MQVRGNGFFEGTLAQRNEFEQVRVFDTTLRDGEQTPRTSFDYDDKRTIAAALDDANVHVIEAGFPANSEAEAEAAADITDSTDATTCGLARVVESDVEAAVNAGVDMVHVFASTSDVQIEDSMHTTREEVVERSVAAVEQAAASGADVMFSPMDATRTDPAFLAEVVAAVDEVGVDWINIPDTCGVATPKRFGELVEFVGEHTDARIDVHTHDDFGLATANALAGVEAGADQVQVSVNGIGERAGNAAFEEVVMSAESVYGADTGIDTTAIADISKLVAERSSVPIPVNKPVVGANAFAHESGIHAAGVIENSETFEPGVMTPEMVGAEREVVLGKHTGTHAVRQHLEEAGYDPTDTEVRAVTKKVKAHASDKDVVTEADLRAFAGEVGVERAAEEVRA from the coding sequence GTGCAAGTCCGGGGGAACGGGTTCTTCGAGGGCACGTTAGCCCAGCGTAACGAGTTCGAACAGGTACGAGTTTTCGACACGACGCTCCGCGACGGCGAGCAGACGCCACGGACTTCCTTCGACTACGACGACAAGCGCACGATAGCCGCCGCGCTGGACGACGCGAACGTCCACGTCATCGAGGCCGGGTTCCCGGCCAACAGCGAAGCGGAGGCCGAGGCCGCCGCGGACATCACCGACTCGACCGACGCCACAACCTGCGGGCTCGCCCGCGTCGTGGAGTCGGACGTCGAGGCGGCGGTGAACGCGGGCGTGGACATGGTCCACGTGTTCGCGTCCACGAGCGACGTCCAGATCGAGGACTCGATGCACACTACACGAGAAGAGGTCGTCGAGCGCTCCGTCGCCGCGGTCGAGCAGGCCGCCGCGTCGGGCGCCGACGTGATGTTCTCGCCGATGGACGCCACCCGCACCGACCCCGCGTTCCTCGCGGAGGTCGTCGCGGCCGTCGACGAGGTCGGTGTCGACTGGATCAACATCCCCGACACCTGCGGCGTGGCCACGCCGAAGCGGTTCGGCGAACTCGTCGAGTTCGTCGGCGAGCACACCGACGCCCGCATCGACGTGCACACGCACGACGACTTCGGCCTCGCCACCGCGAACGCGCTGGCGGGCGTCGAAGCCGGTGCGGACCAGGTGCAGGTGTCGGTCAACGGCATCGGCGAGCGCGCCGGCAACGCGGCCTTCGAGGAGGTCGTGATGAGCGCGGAGAGCGTCTACGGTGCCGACACCGGCATCGACACGACCGCCATCGCGGACATCTCGAAACTGGTCGCCGAGCGCTCCTCGGTGCCGATTCCGGTGAACAAGCCAGTCGTGGGCGCGAACGCGTTCGCCCACGAGTCGGGCATCCACGCCGCTGGCGTCATCGAGAACAGCGAGACGTTCGAGCCAGGCGTGATGACCCCCGAGATGGTCGGCGCCGAGCGCGAAGTCGTGCTCGGGAAACACACCGGCACGCACGCGGTACGCCAGCACCTGGAGGAGGCGGGCTACGACCCCACCGACACGGAGGTCCGTGCGGTCACGAAGAAGGTCAAAGCCCACGCCAGCGACAAGGACGTCGTCACCGAGGCGGACCTGCGGGCGTTCGCGGGCGAGGTCGGCGTCGAGCGCGCTGCCGAAGAGGTGCGTGCGTGA
- a CDS encoding formate/nitrite transporter family protein, protein MADRDPRDPETGVRDAVERSRSGAPAVGSVVRDRFSSDEIFQRIVAAADEEITSGSRELFFSALAGGFAITVTFMLYVSLTATTGSDSVVRALLYPLGFIYIIIGGYQLYTENTLPPVALTLERLASVPALLRNWTVVLAGNFTGGALGAAALVFGGVISPEAAAVASYLGHTGVGTAWWSLFSKAAFAGFIVAGVVWVEYAAQDTISRLVVVYIAFLAIPLGGLYHSVVSFTEMVYLVLEGDLAVAVGLVEFVLPVLLGNTVGGVVLVTVVNYFQTTEHRISSARFEGVDRQLSLREWLFGGLVGRSYVPIVDTAEGHGNGEDDYRIVVPISNPRTESNLVELACTLATRTDGATVHVVHVVQMPDRTPRGYRVDQRDRIVANSDELLGDIREVAAGFDVDYETSTVVSHRSFEEIFDIAEREHADLVVMGWAEDRLWSKGRAERPLDELTNRLPADVLVFRDRGLDASRILLPVADNVHADLNADVARALRETAGAAVTLLRVAPLPDEREAGEQFLADWAADHDLSDADLVVDDSGDVEGAIVDEAADHSLLLVGATEQGLLSRLVTDSLHVDVVTHFDGSILLAERASPRSIRDRLFGR, encoded by the coding sequence ATGGCAGACCGTGACCCGCGGGACCCCGAGACGGGCGTTCGCGACGCCGTCGAGCGCTCTCGGAGCGGTGCACCAGCGGTCGGGTCGGTCGTCCGCGACCGGTTCTCCTCCGACGAGATATTCCAGCGCATCGTCGCCGCGGCCGACGAAGAGATCACGTCCGGCAGCCGCGAACTGTTCTTCAGCGCGCTCGCCGGTGGGTTCGCGATAACGGTCACGTTCATGCTGTACGTCTCGCTGACCGCGACGACCGGCAGCGACTCCGTGGTGCGCGCACTGCTGTACCCCCTCGGGTTCATCTACATCATCATCGGCGGCTACCAGCTGTACACCGAGAACACGCTGCCGCCGGTCGCGCTGACGCTCGAACGACTGGCGAGCGTCCCGGCGCTGTTGCGCAACTGGACGGTCGTGCTCGCCGGCAACTTCACGGGCGGGGCGCTCGGCGCGGCCGCGCTGGTCTTCGGCGGCGTCATCTCGCCGGAGGCTGCGGCGGTGGCGTCGTACCTCGGCCACACCGGCGTCGGGACCGCGTGGTGGAGCCTCTTCTCGAAGGCCGCGTTCGCGGGGTTCATCGTCGCGGGCGTGGTCTGGGTCGAGTACGCCGCCCAGGACACGATATCACGGCTCGTGGTCGTCTACATCGCGTTCCTGGCGATTCCGCTCGGCGGTCTCTACCACTCGGTCGTCTCGTTCACCGAGATGGTGTACCTCGTCCTCGAAGGCGACCTCGCGGTGGCCGTCGGCCTCGTGGAGTTCGTCCTCCCCGTACTCCTGGGGAACACCGTCGGCGGAGTCGTCCTCGTCACCGTCGTCAACTACTTCCAGACGACGGAACACCGGATCTCCTCGGCCCGCTTCGAGGGCGTGGACCGACAGCTCTCGCTCCGCGAGTGGCTCTTCGGCGGACTGGTGGGCCGCTCGTACGTTCCCATCGTCGACACCGCCGAGGGTCACGGGAACGGTGAGGACGACTACCGCATCGTCGTCCCCATCTCGAACCCACGGACCGAGTCCAACCTCGTGGAACTGGCGTGCACGCTCGCCACCCGGACGGACGGCGCCACCGTCCACGTCGTCCACGTCGTCCAGATGCCCGACCGGACGCCCCGGGGGTACCGCGTCGACCAGCGCGACCGGATCGTCGCGAACTCCGACGAACTACTCGGCGACATCCGGGAGGTAGCGGCGGGCTTCGACGTCGACTACGAGACGTCGACCGTCGTCTCCCACCGCTCGTTCGAGGAGATCTTCGACATCGCGGAGCGCGAGCACGCGGACCTCGTGGTGATGGGGTGGGCCGAGGACCGCCTCTGGTCGAAGGGCCGCGCGGAACGGCCGCTCGACGAACTCACGAACCGGCTGCCCGCCGACGTCCTCGTGTTCCGGGACCGCGGACTGGACGCCTCCCGCATCCTGCTGCCGGTCGCGGACAACGTCCACGCCGACCTGAACGCCGACGTCGCGCGAGCGCTCCGCGAAACCGCCGGCGCGGCCGTCACGCTCCTGCGGGTCGCCCCCCTTCCCGACGAACGCGAGGCCGGCGAGCAGTTCCTCGCCGACTGGGCCGCCGACCACGACCTGTCGGACGCCGACCTGGTCGTCGACGACTCCGGGGACGTGGAAGGTGCCATCGTCGACGAGGCCGCCGACCACTCCCTCCTGCTCGTGGGTGCGACCGAACAGGGGCTGCTCTCCCGGCTCGTCACCGACTCGCTGCACGTCGACGTCGTCACCCACTTCGACGGGTCGATACTGCTGGCCGAGCGTGCGTCCCCCCGGAGCATCCGCGACCGGCTGTTCGGTCGGTAG
- a CDS encoding phosphatase PAP2 family protein translates to MSRGVGELAVVTEFPEWVVALAGLVTQFGDMWFVLVGIAAFYWLGRRGVLRTERPLGDSLFLFSLAIGGYALTLLLKHTFGLPRPPGAATATFPAWLPAVANPVYESLVTGDGFGFPSGHAVKSAAVFGGAALVLETRERQRRFVVAGLLIALVALSRVVLGVHYVVDVVVGVVVGLLFLAAMTRLARHRPRWALACAGTLGVLAVAMAATTSAALTVVAAVVGVGIWEAVDRTTAPSATGGT, encoded by the coding sequence ATGTCGCGGGGAGTAGGGGAACTGGCTGTCGTGACGGAGTTCCCGGAGTGGGTGGTCGCCCTCGCCGGACTCGTCACCCAGTTCGGCGACATGTGGTTCGTCCTCGTCGGCATCGCGGCGTTCTACTGGCTCGGCAGGCGCGGCGTGCTCCGGACAGAACGCCCGCTGGGAGACAGCCTGTTCCTGTTCTCGCTCGCCATCGGCGGGTACGCGCTCACGCTGCTCCTCAAACACACGTTCGGTCTCCCGCGGCCACCTGGGGCCGCGACGGCGACCTTCCCGGCGTGGCTCCCGGCGGTGGCGAACCCGGTGTACGAGTCGCTGGTGACCGGCGACGGGTTCGGCTTCCCGAGCGGCCACGCGGTGAAGTCGGCGGCGGTGTTCGGGGGTGCCGCGCTGGTCCTCGAAACGCGGGAGCGTCAGCGCCGGTTCGTGGTCGCCGGCCTCCTGATCGCGCTGGTCGCCCTGTCGAGGGTGGTCCTCGGCGTCCACTACGTCGTCGACGTCGTCGTCGGCGTCGTCGTCGGCCTGCTGTTCCTCGCGGCGATGACCCGGCTGGCGAGACACCGCCCGAGATGGGCGCTGGCCTGCGCGGGCACTCTCGGGGTGCTCGCCGTCGCGATGGCGGCGACGACCAGCGCGGCGTTGACCGTCGTCGCGGCCGTCGTCGGGGTCGGCATCTGGGAGGCCGTCGACCGGACCACTGCCCCGTCCGCGACGGGGGGAACGTAG